In one Pseudarthrobacter sp. NBSH8 genomic region, the following are encoded:
- a CDS encoding aldo/keto reductase family oxidoreductase, whose product MQELIYGCMGLGGSWTDEPHGEEHLVEAAAAVEAALDAGITLFDHADIYRSGKSEAVFGEVLAATPGLRDRIRLQTKCGIRLRERGLATHYDLSREAILERVDGSLKRLQTDYVDVLLLHRPDPLTDLAEVAAAVGQLLADGKVRALGVSNMSGAQIEALQKRLEVPVVANQLEMSLLKRAWLESQVLVNHPESVDYSFPHGTLEYCSSNGVTVQAYGALAQGLYTGAAPENPTAAETAAAAMVAELAGQYGTTVEAVLLGWLMKHPAGIAPVIGTVNTPRIAACADAARVADAMTRADWYGLWIAARGRNLP is encoded by the coding sequence ATGCAGGAACTCATCTACGGTTGCATGGGCCTGGGCGGCAGCTGGACCGACGAACCGCATGGTGAGGAACATCTGGTCGAAGCCGCTGCCGCCGTCGAGGCCGCGCTGGACGCCGGCATTACGCTGTTCGACCACGCGGACATCTACCGCAGCGGCAAGTCTGAGGCGGTGTTCGGCGAGGTGCTGGCGGCAACGCCTGGACTGCGTGACCGGATCCGGCTGCAGACGAAGTGCGGCATCCGGCTCCGCGAACGAGGGCTGGCCACGCACTATGACCTCAGCCGGGAAGCCATCCTGGAGCGCGTGGACGGCAGCCTGAAAAGGCTGCAGACGGACTACGTGGATGTCCTCTTGCTGCACCGCCCGGATCCCCTGACGGACCTGGCGGAGGTGGCAGCCGCCGTCGGGCAACTCTTGGCTGACGGCAAGGTACGGGCGCTAGGGGTGTCCAACATGTCCGGCGCGCAGATCGAGGCGCTGCAAAAACGGCTGGAGGTGCCGGTGGTGGCCAACCAGTTGGAGATGAGCCTGCTGAAGCGGGCCTGGCTGGAGAGCCAGGTGCTGGTGAACCATCCGGAGTCGGTGGATTACAGCTTCCCGCACGGGACCCTGGAATACTGCAGCAGCAACGGCGTCACCGTGCAGGCTTACGGTGCGCTGGCCCAGGGCCTGTACACCGGGGCAGCTCCGGAAAACCCGACGGCGGCCGAGACTGCCGCGGCCGCGATGGTTGCGGAGCTTGCCGGTCAGTACGGCACCACGGTGGAGGCTGTCCTTCTCGGCTGGCTGATGAAGCATCCGGCCGGAATTGCGCCCGTGATCGGCACCGTAAATACGCCGAGAATCGCGGCCTGCGCGGACGCCGCCCGCGTTGCGGACGCCATGACCCGGGCCGACTGGTACGGGCTGTGGATTGCGGCGCGGGGCCGCAACCTTCCCTGA
- a CDS encoding glycoside hydrolase family 13 protein: MPTIATLATLSDSDRMSDPNWWRQAAVYQIYPRSFSDSNGDGMGDIKGITAKVPYLRELGIDAVWLSPFYPSALADGGYDVDDYRDVDPKLGTLADFDEMAKALHAAGIKLIADIVPNHSSNRHNWFKEALASPKGSAARERYIFRDGKGPNGEFPPSDWDSVFGGPAWERITEPDGTPGQWYMHIFAKEQPDLNWASREVRDDFLKTLRFWSDRGVDGFRVDVAHALTKDLTEPLLSKLELTEANSGTDGFDDGSHPFWDRDDVHDIYLEWREVFNEYNPPRTAVAEAWVHATRRARYASPEGLGQAFNFDLLQADFDAEDFREIITRNLAEAAATGASSTWVFSNHDVVRHATRYGLPKASKGKKHAKGQDGKGWLLAGGPKDELDVDLGERRARAATLLMLAVPGSAYLYQGEELGLQEVAEIPDAERQDPAFFRNRGVEVGRDGCRVPLPWKVEGTSFGFGQGGAHLPQPDWFGKYAVEAQDGTENSTLELYRTALKLRRELQAGEELEWVETGSTDVLHFRRPGGWQSVTNFGDTAVELPAGALLVSSSALEDGKLGANSTAWLR, translated from the coding sequence TTGCCCACCATCGCCACTCTGGCAACCCTGTCCGACTCTGACCGCATGAGCGATCCCAACTGGTGGCGCCAGGCCGCGGTCTACCAGATCTATCCCCGCAGTTTCTCCGATTCAAACGGGGACGGCATGGGTGACATCAAGGGCATCACGGCCAAGGTCCCGTACCTGAGGGAACTGGGCATCGACGCCGTATGGCTCAGCCCGTTCTACCCGTCAGCCCTCGCCGATGGTGGATACGATGTTGACGACTACCGCGACGTGGACCCCAAACTGGGCACGCTGGCGGACTTCGACGAGATGGCCAAAGCGCTGCACGCCGCCGGCATTAAGCTGATCGCCGACATCGTCCCCAACCACTCCTCGAACCGGCACAACTGGTTCAAGGAGGCGCTCGCCTCGCCGAAGGGCTCCGCCGCGCGCGAGCGCTACATCTTCCGTGACGGCAAAGGACCGAACGGCGAATTTCCGCCGTCGGACTGGGACTCCGTCTTTGGCGGACCGGCCTGGGAACGCATCACCGAGCCCGACGGAACTCCCGGCCAGTGGTACATGCACATCTTCGCCAAGGAGCAGCCGGACCTGAACTGGGCCAGCCGCGAGGTCCGCGATGACTTCCTCAAGACCCTGCGCTTCTGGTCCGACCGCGGCGTGGACGGATTCCGCGTGGACGTTGCCCATGCCCTCACCAAGGACCTCACCGAGCCGCTTCTCTCCAAGCTGGAGCTGACCGAGGCCAACTCGGGGACGGACGGGTTCGACGACGGTTCGCACCCCTTCTGGGACCGGGACGACGTCCACGACATCTACCTCGAATGGCGCGAGGTCTTCAACGAATACAACCCGCCACGCACCGCCGTCGCGGAAGCATGGGTGCATGCCACGCGCCGCGCCCGCTACGCCAGCCCTGAGGGCCTGGGCCAGGCCTTCAACTTCGACCTGCTCCAGGCCGACTTCGATGCCGAGGATTTCCGCGAAATCATCACCCGCAACCTCGCTGAGGCTGCCGCGACGGGTGCGTCCTCCACCTGGGTATTCTCCAACCACGACGTCGTCCGGCATGCCACGCGCTATGGCCTGCCCAAGGCATCCAAGGGCAAGAAGCACGCCAAGGGCCAGGATGGCAAGGGCTGGCTGCTGGCCGGTGGCCCCAAGGACGAACTCGACGTGGACCTTGGCGAGCGCCGTGCCCGCGCCGCAACCCTGCTCATGCTCGCTGTGCCCGGGTCGGCCTACCTGTACCAGGGCGAGGAACTGGGCCTGCAGGAAGTGGCGGAGATTCCGGACGCCGAGCGCCAGGACCCCGCCTTCTTCCGGAACAGGGGCGTTGAGGTGGGCCGTGACGGCTGCCGCGTGCCCCTGCCGTGGAAGGTCGAGGGGACATCGTTCGGTTTCGGCCAGGGCGGCGCGCATCTGCCGCAGCCGGATTGGTTCGGCAAGTACGCGGTGGAGGCGCAGGACGGGACCGAAAACTCCACCCTGGAGCTGTACCGCACGGCCCTGAAGCTGCGCCGGGAACTCCAAGCCGGAGAGGAGCTGGAATGGGTGGAGACCGGTTCCACGGATGTCCTGCATTTCCGCCGCCCCGGCGGCTGGCAGTCCGTTACCAACTTCGGGGACACCGCCGTCGAACTGCCGGCGGGAGCGCTGCTGGTAAGCAGCTCTGCGCTGGAAGACGGCAAGCTGGGCGCCAACAGCACCGCCTGGCTGCGCTGA
- a CDS encoding carbohydrate ABC transporter permease, with the protein MTASTLPVATYRRNSREGFKVNWWLTALMLVASLTVLLPLYFTVAMALKSPDQIGTGTGLAWPNPLNWENFVAAYVATNFPRAFMSTAFVTVFSVLGSLACSSLVAYAIARNWNHRFFRGSFVYLLSAMFIPFPVIILPLIKQTALLGLDNPAGVVFLHVLGGISFNALLYIAFVRSIPVELEESARIDGATTWQVFRKIIFPLLAPMNATVGIFAFLGSWNDFLLPQMMIADPSLQTLPVVQMLFQGEFNTDYSLAFASYLMAMAPTLVVYILAQRWVLSGVMRGAVK; encoded by the coding sequence ATGACCGCATCCACTCTTCCCGTAGCCACATACCGCAGGAACAGCCGCGAAGGCTTCAAGGTCAACTGGTGGCTTACGGCCCTGATGCTGGTGGCCTCGCTGACCGTCCTGCTGCCGCTGTACTTCACTGTGGCCATGGCGCTGAAGTCGCCGGACCAGATCGGCACCGGGACCGGGCTTGCCTGGCCGAACCCGCTGAACTGGGAGAACTTCGTAGCCGCATATGTGGCCACGAACTTCCCCCGGGCGTTTATGTCCACGGCTTTCGTCACCGTCTTCAGCGTCCTGGGCTCGCTGGCCTGCAGCTCGCTTGTGGCTTATGCCATTGCCCGGAACTGGAACCACCGGTTCTTCCGCGGCTCCTTTGTGTACCTTCTTTCCGCCATGTTCATTCCGTTCCCGGTGATCATCCTGCCGCTGATCAAACAGACGGCATTGCTCGGCCTGGACAACCCGGCCGGCGTCGTCTTCCTGCACGTGCTCGGCGGAATCTCGTTCAACGCGCTGTTGTACATCGCTTTCGTCCGCTCCATACCCGTGGAGCTGGAGGAATCGGCCAGGATTGACGGCGCCACCACATGGCAGGTGTTCCGCAAGATCATCTTCCCGCTGCTGGCCCCCATGAACGCCACGGTGGGCATCTTCGCTTTCCTGGGCTCGTGGAACGACTTCCTGCTGCCGCAGATGATGATCGCCGACCCGTCGCTGCAGACCCTCCCCGTGGTCCAGATGCTGTTCCAAGGCGAATTCAACACGGACTACAGCCTCGCGTTCGCGTCCTACCTGATGGCCATGGCGCCCACCCTGGTGGTTTACATCCTGGCCCAACGTTGGGTACTGTCCGGAGTCATGCGCGGGGCCGTTAAATAG
- a CDS encoding carbohydrate ABC transporter permease has protein sequence MTATALAAETTPSPHNSPARAPGVRFNRRIDPTYYWMVVPVLALFAFFITLPALVGVFFSLTNYAGYGDWKFIGLSNYVNIFKDPAVLQSYIFTFVFALAATVVVNVVALTIALGLNAKIKWRTGIRTVFFIPMVLSALVVSFVFNYLFSNTLPVLAERFGVTPLATSILANENLAWLAIVLVTVWQAAPGATIIYLAGLQSVPAEVYEAADLDGAGSFRQFRSLTLPLIVGYLVINVILGFKGFLGTYEIIVGLTGGGPGMATQSVAMRIFSGFTGGDYSYQMANAVIYFLITLLISVIQLRLIQRRGVSL, from the coding sequence ATGACCGCAACCGCCCTGGCGGCCGAGACAACCCCGTCCCCGCACAACAGCCCCGCCCGCGCGCCCGGCGTCCGTTTCAATCGCCGGATCGACCCCACCTACTACTGGATGGTGGTGCCGGTCCTCGCGCTCTTCGCCTTCTTCATCACCCTCCCGGCGCTGGTTGGTGTGTTCTTCAGCCTCACCAACTACGCAGGCTACGGCGACTGGAAGTTCATCGGACTGTCCAACTACGTCAACATCTTCAAGGATCCGGCGGTCCTGCAGTCGTACATCTTTACGTTCGTCTTTGCCCTGGCCGCCACCGTGGTGGTGAACGTTGTGGCACTAACCATCGCTCTTGGCCTCAACGCGAAGATCAAGTGGCGCACAGGAATCCGCACGGTGTTCTTCATCCCCATGGTGCTGTCCGCGCTGGTTGTGTCCTTCGTGTTCAACTACCTGTTCTCGAACACCCTGCCGGTACTGGCCGAGCGGTTCGGCGTTACACCGTTGGCCACGAGCATCCTCGCCAACGAAAACCTCGCCTGGCTGGCCATTGTGCTGGTCACTGTGTGGCAGGCTGCACCCGGCGCCACCATCATCTACCTCGCGGGCCTGCAGAGCGTTCCCGCGGAAGTATACGAAGCCGCGGACCTGGACGGAGCCGGCAGCTTCCGCCAGTTCCGAAGCCTCACGCTGCCCCTCATCGTCGGCTACCTGGTGATCAATGTGATCCTCGGCTTCAAAGGATTCCTGGGGACGTACGAGATCATCGTGGGCCTCACCGGCGGCGGACCCGGCATGGCGACACAGTCAGTGGCCATGCGCATCTTCTCCGGCTTCACAGGCGGCGACTACTCCTACCAGATGGCCAACGCGGTCATCTACTTCCTGATCACTTTGCTGATCTCCGTCATCCAGTTGCGCCTCATTCAGCGCCGGGGGGTATCACTGTAA
- a CDS encoding ABC transporter substrate-binding protein, with product MQRSNREPHPEALPALTTALSPRLPYVGPRPVKGAVAAALPSRRWLFRAAGLAGAAALLPVTGCAAGGGQQAGVTTLRFMQNKPEVVDYFNHVIKDFEALNPDIRVIQDFNEGNFVPGLVRNDPPDVVTRGFATETAEFVRKGIFADLSGLPVAKTIDPKFQDLISSWGQYNGHETSALPFSIAAAGVIYNRDIFAAHGVAVPTTWDAFIGACETFKAAGITPIYGTFKDAWTLRQGAFDYVTGGMLDVGRFFKDLMAKGANIPQSAPESFSNHYRSSLPKILQLASFSQNGAASKNYSDGNAAFGKGQAAMYLQGPWALSQLVQANKDIKLGTFPLPVTNDPDQTKVRVNVDMALSITRNTRKRAAAERFLVYLLEPSVVNTYNEKNAAFSPLLDAPAVSNPHLSGVAAHVGEGRYYQGAGTYFPPSVPMNNYIQSFVFNKNGEQFLTTVDDEWRRVAERTAV from the coding sequence TTGCAAAGGAGCAACCGTGAACCGCATCCCGAAGCACTGCCCGCCCTCACCACCGCACTCTCCCCGCGGCTGCCGTACGTCGGCCCCCGTCCTGTGAAGGGCGCTGTAGCCGCTGCGCTGCCCAGCAGGCGCTGGCTGTTCCGGGCGGCCGGCCTGGCCGGCGCAGCAGCCTTGCTTCCCGTCACCGGCTGCGCCGCCGGTGGAGGGCAGCAGGCTGGCGTCACCACCCTGCGATTTATGCAGAACAAGCCTGAGGTGGTGGACTACTTCAACCACGTGATCAAGGACTTCGAAGCACTGAACCCGGATATCCGGGTCATCCAGGACTTCAATGAGGGTAACTTCGTCCCCGGCCTGGTCCGCAACGATCCGCCGGACGTCGTCACCCGGGGATTCGCCACCGAAACGGCCGAGTTTGTCCGGAAAGGGATCTTCGCCGACCTGTCCGGCCTTCCCGTGGCCAAGACCATTGATCCGAAGTTCCAGGACCTCATCAGTTCCTGGGGACAATACAACGGGCACGAAACCAGCGCCCTGCCGTTTTCCATTGCCGCGGCCGGGGTCATCTACAACCGCGATATCTTCGCCGCCCACGGCGTGGCTGTTCCAACCACGTGGGACGCGTTCATCGGCGCGTGTGAGACCTTCAAGGCCGCGGGCATCACACCGATCTACGGGACGTTCAAGGACGCCTGGACCCTCCGCCAGGGGGCCTTCGACTACGTCACCGGAGGAATGCTGGACGTCGGCAGGTTCTTCAAGGACCTGATGGCCAAGGGTGCCAACATCCCGCAGTCCGCCCCCGAGTCATTCAGCAATCATTACCGCTCCTCGCTGCCGAAAATCCTGCAGCTTGCCTCCTTTTCGCAGAACGGGGCGGCCAGCAAGAACTACTCCGACGGAAATGCCGCATTCGGCAAGGGCCAGGCCGCCATGTACCTGCAGGGGCCCTGGGCGCTGTCCCAGCTTGTGCAGGCCAACAAGGACATCAAGCTCGGCACTTTTCCGCTGCCGGTCACCAACGACCCGGACCAGACCAAGGTTCGCGTCAACGTGGACATGGCACTTTCCATCACCCGGAACACGCGCAAACGGGCCGCGGCGGAGAGGTTCCTCGTCTACCTCCTGGAACCGTCTGTGGTCAACACGTACAACGAGAAGAACGCGGCCTTCTCTCCGCTGCTGGACGCCCCAGCCGTTAGCAATCCCCATCTCAGCGGTGTTGCCGCCCACGTGGGCGAAGGCCGCTACTACCAGGGCGCGGGAACGTACTTTCCCCCGTCCGTCCCCATGAACAACTACATCCAGTCCTTCGTCTTCAACAAGAACGGTGAACAGTTCCTGACCACGGTGGACGACGAATGGCGCCGCGTCGCCGAGCGGACAGCGGTCTGA
- a CDS encoding ROK family transcriptional regulator, translating to MSEISVATPQLLRRVSAGAVLDFMRASEAVTVTEVMESTGLTRATAISVCEDLMHRGWIRELENQRAFGGYQKGRPARRFELNERAGYVLGMDIGVSKATVVVSDLRGKALGRSSQPFAEADIPAEERIDVIDRTAMMALHSVGASPDSVLAVCAGIAAPVDRNGVVLVTQHFWGLFDVGLKSALRDRRGWTVLLENDANLAALGDRWRGAAAGVDDVVVILASERLGSGVIDGGRLLHGRGGGAGELAFLDMVEGVGDTYGIAALARRWAADALAGKAKTSLREYAAKGAEAEHVFAAAADGDAVALKILERLADRMARVIGAIATMINPELVVIGGAVANSAGVLLKPIARHLTEYTVNPPRVAVSPLGDSVVTVGAVRCALDYVEKNSLDLELAVPA from the coding sequence ATGTCCGAAATTTCCGTCGCAACGCCACAGTTGCTCAGGCGCGTGAGTGCCGGAGCCGTCCTGGATTTTATGCGCGCATCGGAGGCCGTAACAGTCACCGAAGTCATGGAATCCACCGGGCTGACACGGGCCACAGCCATATCAGTGTGCGAGGACCTCATGCACCGAGGCTGGATCCGTGAGCTGGAGAACCAGCGGGCCTTCGGCGGCTACCAGAAAGGCAGACCGGCACGACGGTTCGAGCTCAACGAACGCGCAGGCTACGTTTTGGGCATGGACATCGGTGTCTCCAAGGCCACCGTGGTGGTGTCCGACCTTCGCGGAAAGGCACTCGGCAGGTCCAGCCAGCCCTTCGCGGAAGCAGACATACCAGCCGAGGAACGAATCGACGTGATTGACCGCACCGCCATGATGGCTCTCCACAGCGTGGGGGCCTCCCCCGATTCCGTTCTGGCGGTCTGCGCCGGCATTGCGGCGCCGGTGGACCGCAACGGCGTAGTGCTCGTGACGCAGCACTTCTGGGGACTGTTCGACGTCGGCTTGAAGTCTGCACTACGGGACCGTCGGGGCTGGACGGTACTGCTGGAAAACGACGCCAACCTGGCCGCGCTGGGCGACCGCTGGCGGGGCGCCGCCGCCGGCGTGGACGACGTCGTGGTCATTCTCGCGAGTGAACGCCTCGGTTCGGGCGTGATCGACGGCGGACGGCTGCTGCACGGCCGCGGCGGCGGCGCCGGCGAGCTCGCCTTCCTCGACATGGTGGAGGGAGTGGGAGATACCTACGGTATCGCCGCACTGGCCAGGAGATGGGCTGCAGATGCGCTCGCGGGCAAGGCCAAGACGTCGCTCCGGGAATACGCCGCCAAAGGCGCCGAAGCAGAGCACGTCTTCGCAGCCGCGGCGGACGGCGATGCCGTGGCGCTCAAGATCCTTGAACGGCTGGCTGACAGGATGGCCAGGGTTATCGGGGCCATCGCCACCATGATAAACCCCGAACTCGTGGTCATTGGCGGGGCGGTAGCGAACTCCGCCGGGGTGCTGCTCAAGCCGATCGCCAGGCACCTTACGGAGTACACCGTCAACCCCCCGCGGGTGGCCGTCTCGCCGTTGGGGGATTCGGTCGTAACCGTGGGAGCCGTCCGGTGCGCCCTCGACTACGTGGAGAAGAACTCCCTGGACCTGGAGCTCGCGGTTCCGGCGTAA
- a CDS encoding SDR family oxidoreductase, producing the protein MTRIVIIGGHGKVALHLSALLTTEGHSVTSIIRNPDHAADVAATGATPSVLDVENSTTAAIVDALRDHDAVVWSAGAGGGSPDRTYAVDRDAAIRSMDAAAEAGVGRYIMVSYLGAGPDHGVPAENSFFAYADAKAAADDYLRGTTLAWTILGPGTLTDQPGTGLIEVDPGREGSGATSRSNTASVAAAVLDLPETAGKTIEFRDGTLPIAAALEPQP; encoded by the coding sequence ATGACCCGCATCGTTATCATCGGCGGCCACGGCAAAGTGGCCCTCCACCTGTCCGCGCTTCTTACAACCGAAGGTCACAGCGTCACGTCGATCATCCGCAACCCGGACCATGCGGCCGACGTCGCTGCAACCGGAGCTACGCCGTCGGTCCTGGATGTTGAAAATTCGACGACGGCGGCAATCGTCGACGCACTCAGGGACCATGACGCCGTGGTCTGGTCCGCCGGGGCCGGGGGAGGAAGTCCGGACCGCACTTATGCGGTGGACCGTGACGCAGCCATCCGGTCCATGGACGCGGCGGCGGAGGCCGGCGTCGGGCGGTACATCATGGTGTCCTACCTCGGCGCGGGACCGGACCATGGAGTCCCGGCAGAGAACAGCTTCTTTGCCTACGCAGACGCCAAAGCAGCAGCGGATGACTACCTGCGCGGCACCACACTGGCCTGGACCATCCTGGGCCCCGGGACGCTGACGGACCAGCCGGGGACGGGGCTTATCGAGGTGGACCCCGGCCGGGAAGGCAGCGGGGCAACCTCCCGCAGCAACACGGCAAGTGTGGCAGCCGCCGTGCTGGACCTGCCCGAAACGGCGGGGAAGACCATCGAATTCCGCGACGGCACCCTGCCTATCGCGGCGGCGCTTGAGCCGCAGCCGTAG
- a CDS encoding dihydrofolate reductase family protein produces MGQLFYSGIASLDGYMADRDGNFSWSKPDEEVHTFVNDLERDVGTYLYGRRMYNVMSVWETMDTPDLPAYIRDYARIWQRADKVVYSTTLTAASTAKTRIERTFASEAVRDLKNITDGNISIGGPTLAAAALRAGLVEECRLFLNPVAVGGGRRFLPDGLGLRLELLEEHTFGNGVVYLRYRTLS; encoded by the coding sequence ATGGGCCAACTTTTCTACTCAGGCATCGCGTCCCTGGACGGCTATATGGCGGACCGGGACGGCAACTTCAGCTGGAGTAAGCCGGACGAGGAAGTGCATACCTTCGTCAACGATCTCGAACGCGACGTAGGAACCTACCTCTACGGCCGCCGTATGTACAATGTCATGTCGGTGTGGGAAACCATGGATACTCCCGATCTACCGGCCTATATCCGGGACTATGCGCGGATCTGGCAGAGGGCAGACAAGGTTGTCTACTCCACCACCCTCACCGCCGCATCCACGGCCAAAACCAGGATTGAGCGGACTTTTGCTTCCGAGGCCGTCCGGGACCTGAAGAACATCACTGACGGGAACATCAGCATCGGCGGCCCCACCCTGGCCGCCGCCGCGCTCCGGGCCGGACTGGTGGAGGAATGCCGCTTGTTCCTTAATCCGGTGGCAGTGGGAGGAGGCCGGCGATTCCTGCCGGACGGGCTGGGCCTGCGGCTGGAACTCCTCGAAGAGCACACCTTTGGAAACGGCGTGGTCTACCTCCGTTACCGCACGCTCTCCTGA
- a CDS encoding protein kinase, with amino-acid sequence MITPDSSRSDVFLGGRYRVLERIGSGAMATVYRAADEFLERDVAVKIIRKPARSTGGAGADDDEVKILARMHHHGLVTLLDAGVDRSVPGRPRVYLVMELIDGPDLKQRLGGGPLGARHTAQIGRDLADALAYIHRNDVIHRDVKPGNIMIFDYHNDAARMRAKLTDFGIARISETPKDADGAFLGTAAYLSPEQARAEPVTPASDVYSLGLVLLECLTGKAAYPGDPLQSAVARLFQDPPIPADMDQDWKTLLAAMTAADPLDRPAAREVSMSLAERVSAGRGKRKVDPSIIPDDEADRMAAVHQYRILDTPPDGAFDRITALAARLFNVPIAIVSIVDHDRIWFKSHHGTTVAQINRDPGLCASAIMQGEVWVVENAPEDPRTLSNPLVAGDFGLGFYAGAPLRTREGHNLGTLCILDIAPRTMTPADTATLQDLAALVMNDLELRLASRKSAQTVLSP; translated from the coding sequence ATGATTACTCCGGACAGCAGCCGCTCAGATGTGTTCCTCGGCGGCCGTTACCGCGTCCTGGAGCGGATAGGCTCCGGCGCGATGGCCACCGTGTATCGGGCCGCGGATGAATTCCTTGAGCGTGACGTGGCTGTCAAAATTATCAGGAAACCAGCCCGCAGCACCGGCGGCGCAGGCGCGGACGACGATGAGGTGAAGATCCTGGCCCGCATGCATCATCACGGCCTGGTCACCCTTTTGGACGCCGGTGTAGACCGCTCCGTCCCTGGCCGGCCCAGGGTCTACCTGGTGATGGAACTGATCGATGGACCGGATCTGAAGCAGCGGCTTGGCGGCGGCCCTCTTGGCGCGCGCCACACCGCACAAATAGGGCGTGACCTCGCGGACGCTTTGGCCTATATCCATCGCAATGATGTCATCCACCGGGACGTCAAACCAGGCAATATCATGATCTTTGACTACCATAATGACGCCGCGAGAATGCGGGCGAAATTGACCGATTTCGGAATCGCGCGCATTTCAGAAACACCCAAAGATGCCGACGGTGCGTTTTTGGGGACCGCGGCCTACCTCAGCCCGGAACAGGCACGCGCTGAACCCGTTACTCCGGCCAGCGATGTCTATTCCCTCGGCCTGGTCCTGCTGGAGTGCCTGACCGGAAAGGCAGCCTACCCCGGGGACCCACTGCAGAGCGCAGTCGCCCGGCTGTTTCAGGACCCTCCCATTCCTGCCGACATGGATCAGGACTGGAAGACACTGCTTGCCGCCATGACCGCGGCCGACCCGTTGGACCGACCCGCAGCCCGCGAAGTGTCCATGTCGCTCGCTGAGCGGGTCTCAGCGGGCCGGGGCAAACGCAAGGTGGACCCCTCCATCATTCCCGACGACGAAGCGGACCGCATGGCCGCGGTGCACCAATACCGGATCCTGGACACCCCGCCGGACGGCGCCTTCGACAGAATCACCGCACTGGCAGCCAGGCTTTTCAACGTCCCGATAGCAATCGTAAGTATCGTCGATCATGATCGCATCTGGTTCAAGTCCCACCACGGGACCACGGTCGCGCAAATCAACCGGGACCCGGGCCTCTGCGCGTCAGCCATCATGCAGGGCGAGGTCTGGGTCGTGGAGAACGCACCCGAAGATCCACGGACACTCTCCAATCCCCTTGTCGCCGGAGATTTCGGCCTCGGCTTCTACGCCGGCGCACCGCTGAGGACCCGCGAGGGCCACAACCTAGGAACCCTGTGCATACTCGACATCGCCCCCCGGACGATGACGCCGGCAGACACGGCCACCCTGCAGGACCTGGCAGCGTTGGTCATGAATGATCTGGAATTGCGGCTCGCAAGCCGAAAATCGGCTCAAACCGTGCTGTCGCCTTAA